Sequence from the Bubalus kerabau isolate K-KA32 ecotype Philippines breed swamp buffalo chromosome 17, PCC_UOA_SB_1v2, whole genome shotgun sequence genome:
tagtaacaCTAATTTATGCTGTGGGAAAGAAATACCTTACCCCCACAAGGTGGTACAGGTAAGATTCACCAACCTTAAAGGTAAGCGAGGCATAACTTCCTCTAGCTGCAGGAATCCTCCCCGTGTGCATCCCTGATCACTGGCCCTCCGCCTTGATATGGTATCAGGACAGGAGACTGCTGCACCTCCGGGCAGGCCACTGCACAGTAGGCTAGCTCCTGCCATCATCACCCCGCTTGGAATCAGCCCCCAAATGAATTTGGTTTCCTAGAATCCCACCAGCGTCCTGAGCCTGTGCAATATAGTGCAAGTCTGCCCCCTCCCTTCAGAAGCTGAGGACAGCAATGGGCCTGGTAGGGTTTTATATTCAGTGATCCAAGGGTGGTTTCCAAAGGAAGGTGGAATTTTTAAGGGAAAGCTCCCAGGGAGTGGGGGCTTGAAAGGACAgaaagcagctgacagatgcctCTCTGGGTCCCCTGGAGAGAAACTGTAGGAAGAAGAGGAAGGCCTTGAGACATCCCTCCCTTCCTGGCCAGAGACCTTGGCCAACAAGGGCCCAACAGATGAGCAACAGTGTCCTAGGACACAGGAATAACTCCTGGGCCACAGATGAGATGCTGAAACTCAGGCCTAGGAGGGGGTAGATGGACCTGCCCAGGGTCCCCAGCTGGCAAAGACCTAGCTTAGAAAGGGCTTGCAGCTTCCTGGACCAAAGTCGGCTGCTGGGAAGTCAGTTTGCCCAGTGGTATTCCGTCTCCTTGGTTCTTGGGGAACCCTCTGGTGGAGACTCCAGAGAGGCTGGGGAATAGGGACAGCAGTCACGTGAATCCACAGGGCTCCTCTCATCTCGACCTCAGGTCAAAGCTAAGAGGTTAGGGATCGGGGGTGGAGACAGAGACGCTGAAGTCCGCTGCCTGGTTTCCCTTGGTGAAGGCAAGAGACGCCGAGCGCAGGCGTGGGACTCGCCCCTACAACTGTGTCCCTCCCAACCAAAAGCGCGCCCCACGTTTCCCCTCGGGGGCCAGACTGCTCTCCCGCAGAGGGCTGAGGACGGAGGAGGCTCTGGGCGAAAGCTTTGAGAGGTCCAGGGTTTCGGGGGATGCGAAGCCAGGGATGGGCTCCGAAACCGCTCTTTGCCTCCTTCCTCTTGGGGATCCCCCCGGGCACCGGGTAAAGCGAGGGCTGCGACCCATGAAGAACAAGGGGGGACGCAAGGGCCACGATCGAGGCGCAGAAACCCCACCCGGCTCTGAGCCCTCCTGGGCCTGGAGTCGTGCCGGGCGCTCCGCagccaccccgccccaccccgcctccGCCGTCACTCACTGCCGCCGCTCCGGCTTGCTCTCGCGCTCTCGGCGCCTCGGGCACCTGCTCGCCCCGCGCCGAGCGCTCACTTCTCACTCGCACGCTGCAGACTCCGGCGTGGCCGCCCGcaccggccccggccccggccccgcgcgGCGCTCCACCCTGCTCCCGGGCCCGCGGCGCCCACCCTCCAGCGCTCCAGCCCGCCATAGCCTGGGCCGGGGACAAAGAGCGGGGCAGCTTTTTGTCCAAACCGGGGTAAGAAGTTGAGGGCGGGGGTCTACGGAGAGGGCCTCGGACCCCGCGGGGCACAGGGATGCTAAGCGGCCGTCTCGGGCGACGGAGATGGAAAAGAGACAAGGGAGAGAGAGTTGGGGTGGGAAGACCCCCAGCCCaagcaggggcggggcggggctgcgCTCCAGCCAGAGACTGGCGGTCCCTCCAGGCgaccgggcggggcggggggagcgCTCCGGAGCGGGGGAGGCGCCGGCTGTGGCAGAGAAAAGAAggggagagaagaagggagggagggggcgggaggGCGCGGGTGATGCGGCGCTGGAGGCGGCCCGGTGCCCAGCCGCTGAccgccccctccccttcccttccccctcctctcccGCCCCTCCGGCTCCGGGGCCGCCACGCCGGACCCGCTCTCCCGGCGCTGCGCTGGGTCGGACGCCAGGTCTGCGCGCCGCGGCTGAGCGCCCACTCGCCCTGCGGAAAGAGCCGAGCAGGGACCGGCGGAGGCGGCAGCGGGAGAGCGGAGCGGCCGCCAGAGGAGGCGGCGGTCTGGAGCCGCAGCAGCAGGAGACCGGCAGGCAGAAGCTCGGGGCTCCGAGGCGCGCGCTCTCCTGGCCAGGGATGGGTCCCGGCGCGGCCCGGCCCCCGACCGGCCCGCCGGGCAGAGACTGAATTGCGGGTCCCCAGAGTCCGGCGGACGACCGGACAAAAGGAAGCACGGACTGACTGACTGCCAGGAGCCTCCCGGCGGGACCTCGCGTTCCGCGCACCCGGAGCAGCGCCCCCCGCCGGAGCCGCGCCTGGCGAGCCGGCTAGGGAGCTGGACTGATTGGCGGCCGCCGGCGGCCGGGGGAGGGGGCGCCGCGCGGGGCCATGGCAGGCTCGAAGGCGTCCTAGCCCGAGTCCGACCGGATCCGAGCCCGCGCCGCCGCCACAGTCGCCTCTCCGAGCCCGGGTCCCCGTCGCCGCCGCGCCCCCTGCGGGAGATGGAACAGAGGAACCGGCTCGGCGCTCCCGGATACCTGCCGCCGCTGGTGCTGCGCGCCCTGCTGCTCTTCGTGGCCGAGGGTGAGAGCGGGAACTTTGCTGCCGCTGGGGTCTCAGGGGTCCTCGCCGGGGCCGCCAAAGCCAGCCTGTCCCGGCCGCCGCGGAGAAAGAGGCGGAAGAAGCGAAGGGGAAGGCTTCACGGTCTCCAGCGATCCTGATGTGCAGCCACTGCCCGGTGCGGTCGGGAGTGGAGAGCGGCGAAGGGTCGCGGCATCAGTGGCGCCCGCGCCCAGGTCCTTGGGAGCTGGACCCGGGCTCCAGCTGCGGCCAGGCGGCTCGTGGGGCGCCGGGAGTTGGCGCGCCCCAGCCTGGCGCTGGCAGCGAGGCCGGGCGCGGGGAAGAAGCGTGAGCCGCTCCCCGCCGCTCCGCCCGGACTGGAGGGAAGCGGCCTGCAACGGCAGCCGGTCTCTGCAGCGGCCCGGCAGCTGCTCGACCGGACTTGGCCAGTGCCTGGGCCGCGCGAGCAGCTGGGGGGTGGGAAGCGCACGGCCCAGCGAGCCGGGGTGGCCCCGGGCCTCCGCCCCACAGCTGGTCACGCCTctctctcccccgcccccagcgACATTCACCGAAGTCCCCAAAGATGTGACCGTACGTGAGGGAGACGACATCGAAATGCCCTGCGCCTTCCGGGCCAGTGGAGCCACCTCGTACTCGCTGGAGATTCAGTGGTGGTACCTCAAGGAGCCTCCCCGAGAGCTGCTGCACGAGCTGGCGCTCAGCGTGCCCGGCGCCCGGAGCAAGGTAACTGGCCGCCCGCGGGGCGCCTGGGGTGACCGGGGTGAGGCAGGCAGGGCGCCACCCCATGGTGCAACCCATCTCCTCCCGTCCCCGTCCTCACAGCACCTTCAACAACAGCAGTTGTTACCCCCTAGGCGTTCGCATTGCCTTCACGGAAACCTCCCCTGAACTCCACGCCTAGCCCTAGGAAGCTACCCCTCATCCAGTTTGCCCGCTCTTGCCAGCTGCGGGTCCAGAGGGTAATAGGTGCCGGGTGTTGAAAGAAGACCGCTTGCTGGGGCCGGGCTTTCCCTGTCCTCTGCCATTCTGAGGTCCCCAGGGCACACGGCCAAGCAGCTAAGCTCCTCCGGGCTGGGTTCCAGAGGCTGGCGGAGCACGCTGTACAGGTTACCTCCAGCCGCTGCAGGGTCAGAGGGACTTCCCCCTCTGCCCATCTGCCTCTTAAACAGTCTCtagctctgtctctctctctttcacgcacacacacacacccacctccCCTCGCgccgcgcgcgcacacacacaccgcaCACCCACACCGCCTACCTTCGCTCTACCCAGAGTCCCACCCTTTGCTCACATCTCCCATCGGGTCCTGTCCATGCAGCTTTCCAAGGGGTTTAGGGAAACACCATAGGGAATGGGGATGCTCCTCCGGAGGGAAATAGGTCTTCCTTCCCACCCGGGAGGCGATCCAGCCTCCCTTCCTTGGCTGGCAGGGGTGCTCCGGCAGCCCCTCCTTGGCCCGGCGCCATACTAGCTCCAAGCCCTGCTTCCTTCCGGATAAAACTCCTGAAAATCTAGATGTTCTTCCTGCCCTCCGCCGTGGCTACATCCCGAGCGGTTTCCAGTCTCAGTCTGCCTGCGGAGGATCCTCTTGCGGGAGGTGCGTCTGAGTTCCCTCAGCCTGAAGGCCAACAGCCtaatgtctctctctccctctttgcatTTTAGGTAACAAATAAGGATGCGACTAAAATCAGCGTAAGTGTGGAGCCCAGCGCGGGCCGCGGGAGACCCCTTCCGGCCGCTTTGCGCCCCGCAGCCTCCTCCCTCTTAGAAAGGCTCCTTGGCGGTGCGGTATAGGGCCCAGCTCACAGCCTGGCATTGTCGGCTGCTTGGCCTGTCCGTGCGCCATCTGTCGCCAGTCGTGGATCAGGTTCTCTTTTGCCTAAACCAAGGGTCCCAGGCCTGaatctccttcctcctctgtaCGCTTGCCTGTAAAGCTCTCCTGCAGGCTCCTTGCCCTAGCTCCTTGCAAGCTCAGGGCTGTGggccccactcccaccccgcACGCAGCCCACGCCCTGGCGGCGCCCTCTGAGGCAGCCCTCCGCTCCGCCTGGGTTGCGGGTCCCGGTGCCAGGCGCTGTGGGCTGGCTTGGAGTTGCGGTGGAGGGGAGGAGTCTTGCCAGGGTTGGGGAGGACATGCGCCAAGCCTTCCCTGCTGGAGATGGAGGGATCACGGCCTGGGGATGACCAGGGCCTCCTGTGCTTGGTTCGGAGGTGAGGGTTCCCTGGGAGCTTGGTGAGGGCCACAAACCGGTTGCTCCCCGGCGTCTCCAGCAGCTCGCAGGGAGCTGAGCTTTGTCCGCCGCTCCATGCTGCCGCCGAGAGGCAAGTTCCTAGGTAGCAGGGACCCAGTGGGTGTGGCAGcagcctctggttcctctgcctcccaGCGAGGGCAGAACGCTCGCTGAGAAGGGCTGGAGCTGGGAGCAGGTATCTGTGCACTATGAGGGCAGAGCGACTCTCCCTCGGACACCACCTCGGCCCTCCAGACTGTGGAATGAAGGAGCATTAGTGGGAGCGGATGTGAAGGCCCCGAGGGCGAGGCGCCGGCCTGCCCGCGCCCTGACCGAAGCCCCACTCTCTTGCAGACCGTGCGCGTGCAGGGCAACGACATCTCGCACCGGCTGCGGCTGTCGGCTGTGCGGCGGCAGGACGAGGGCGTGTACGAGTGCCGCGTGTCGGACTACAGCGACGACGACACGCAGGAGCACACGGCCCAGGCGCTGCTGCGCGTGCTCGCGCGCTTCGCCCCGCCCGACGTGCAGGCCGCGGAGGCCGTGTCCCACATTCAGAGCGGCGGCCCGCGCCGCCACGGCCCCGCCAGCGCCGCCCGGGCCGACGGCGCCCAGGAGCCCGGCCGCAGCGACAAGAGCCCGCCTCCCGCGGGCcctcccgccgcccccgccccaggCGTCCCCgaggccgccgccgcctccgcggCGCACAGAGCCGCGACCACCGTGGCAGCCGCCGCCTCgtccgcgccgccgccgcctcgcGAGGCGGCCCTTCTGCGCCAGAGGCACTCAGGTAAGGGCCCCGCGGGAGGCTGTCGCCGGACGGGCCGCCCCCGCTGCGGTTGGTCGCGGGTGCCTTAGGTGGGTCATCTGGCGGGAGCGTTCCCGAAACCCCGCCTCTGCTCTCTTCCCGCCGCTTTCCCGTCCTTACTGTTGGCTGCTGGGGGTGTTCACCACCCACCTTTATGACGGTGGGCGCCGCCCAGGGTACGCGAGGCTGGAGGCGGGGAGCTCGCTCTGGAGTTTGGGGAACCGGACCTCGGGGGCTGCACCCCAACAGCGTCGGGCCTGCTTGTCTCCTGAACACCCAGGGTGGGCAGTAGCACCCAGTCTAGAGTGAGAGAAGGCAGTTACAGTTCGGGTCTTGTAAGTCTGGGTGCCACCTTGACTGGACTGAACAGACACACTTTGTTGGAGCCCTCGTGGGTGGGCCTGGCTGCATGCGCTCTGCCCTCCTTGGCAAGCTCCAGGCGGTCCTAGACACCAGTTCGGCTATAATCGCCACTCCAGGCTCCTTTAGGCCCTCATGGGGGACCGGGTGAGGATGGAGCCCTGCCATTATTAGGAGGGCACCCGGAGGTTCAGGGGTGCTCTCCCAGGGAGCTGAGAGGatcaggggagggggaaggggcaaggagagaaggggagaagggagtcAGAGAGCAGAGGGCTAGGATGAGGGACTGACTGCAGGCTGGGAGCAGGAGGGCCAGCTTAGCAGTGGTGGGCTTTTACCCAGGGCAGGAGGGCCTACTGCACAGGGTGTCCCTCCTCCAAGGCACCCCTCACTCCCAGCACCTGCCTAAAGGTGGGACCTCAGAGATAGCTCAGCTCCAGGGCTCACTCCCTGTGGCTGCCTTTAAGCTTGTCACTCCCTCTCAGTCTTGTGGAGGCACAGACTCATAGAGAGCATCTCGATCAGCCTTGCAGCACTGAGAGTGCTGGGCTCCAGGACAGTCATATAAACCACCATAGGGTGGGGGAGCTGAAGCACACCGCCCTACTctcatggttcttttttttttgttttgaaagccccgtcccactctttgcgaccccatggactatacagtccatggaattctcaggccagaatactggagtgggtcgcctttcccttctccaggggatcttcccaacccagggatcgaacccaggtctcccgccttgcaggcaagttctttaccagctgagccaccagggaagccctctcaagGTTCTTAAAGTGCAGACGCCCCGCCACCAGCATCCGCACTTTGTAAGGATGCAGACTCCTGGGCTCCCCGCTGAATCCAAGGACACCAGCATCCTAGCCTCCCTCCCTGGCCAACCGTCTTAAGCCTTCAAACAGTTCAGACCCTGCCAGTTTGCCTTCCACATTAGTTCAGTTGTTTCTCACTAAGTCACTCTCCCTGTGGAAGCTTCTCCATGGGACTCAGGCTCTTGGCTACATCTGGAGGCTTCATCCCTCTCAGGTCCCACACAGGTACCCACAAGACCTTCCCCCAGGCTAGGAGGGAAGGCGAGTCAGTTGGGAATTTGTGAAAGTCCTCTCCCCAAACTTGACCACCTGTCTTGGAGCTTACCCCATTTCGGTTTAAGATAACATGAGTTGCTGTGCAGAACTCCAAAATGCCAGAGGCTTAACACAATTCGAATGTACCATTTCTGGTTTCCATCgctgggaggaggggctgaggAGGAATCGCTCTGTTCCGTGCAGTCATTCAGAGATTCAGGCTGACAGAAACTCGACCATCTTTAAGAGGTGGCTTCCACGCTCACTCGTCAACATACAGCCCGCAAACAAGGGAAGAGAGAATGGAAGCAGCCTTTCTCAACCCAGTTCCCTGAGCACACCAAGCCCCGGGGCTCTAAGGCTCACAAAGCATGTGATGAATCTTTCGTATGCATTTAGAATGGGTCTTGATATCTGTCATTTTTGGAAGACTGAGAAGATAGCCACTCAGGTAATTTTGGTAGAGTTCAGTTCTCTCAGAGAAAAGCTGATGTGGAGAATGGCAATGGAAGTTTGTAAAGGCCATGCCTAGAAGTGGTCAATATTACTACCACCCTCATCCATCAGCCAGAACTCAGTCTGATTGTTCAACAGATGCAAGCAGGGTAGAAAATGTAGTCCTTGGCTTGACAGCTGTTCTCCAGTCTCATCTCTTCAGGGTGGAAGAGGAGCTTAAATCATGGGGACAAAGCCATCTCTGCCTAGCACGCTGGAAAAGGGTTACTAGGGATACTGGAAAAGGGTTACCGGCCTAGATACTGCTGCTTGGTGAAGAAAACACCCTCTGCCCCATCCTTTGGGCTCTAGCAAGTAAACATGTGTCTTGGGCTGGAACATTCCTCTGGGATGTCCCATAGACTATAAGCAGAGCAGAGGATGTGGCATGCCAGGAGCCCAGATATGAGTTGTGTTTCCTTCTTTTACTGGCTGTGTGATTTTAGGCATGTGACTTACCCTCTCTGAAAGtatttcttttagaaatactTCAGTAATCCCTGACCTCAGAGGGAACTCAGCATGGAAACTGCTCTATAAAGTTCACTATTATCACCAAGGCCATTATATTCTCTGAGCGAAGAGGAGAGGATGAGGGAGATGAAGCGAGTGGCTGGTGGTTGGGGGCCAGGCTGAGGAAGGTCTTGAATGCTGAGTGGAGCAACAGGAGCTATTAAAGTTTTCGGTAAAGGAAGCCCTGTGTGATGAAAGGTCATTCCTGCTGGATCTCCCTCCCCCCTGGGCAGAGCTTGACCCCTCGAGCCTCATCACGACTGACCTGACTCTGCCTGGTACAGCTGTCAGAGCTCCAGTCTCTGGGCCTGACCGCAGGGAAGCTCCAGATGACACATCGCTCCAGCAGGGACCCAGCCACGGAAGTTGGCATGGACAGTGCCTTCTTTCTGGAAGTCCTTAGGTCAGCCCCGTTCTGATGGCACTTGCCAGCCCAGGCgggggctcctctgccctccctggggTGAGAAGCAGTACTCCTTTCCCCCAGAAAGCAGGGCCAGCAGGGCTCACGGGGCGGCACGACCGGGATGGCGTGTGCTGGCCCTAGGGCCTCTGTCGCCCCAGAGCCACTGCTGGCCCCTGCACAGGTCAGCAACCGCGCAGACAC
This genomic interval carries:
- the VSTM2B gene encoding V-set and transmembrane domain-containing protein 2B — protein: MEQRNRLGAPGYLPPLVLRALLLFVAEATFTEVPKDVTVREGDDIEMPCAFRASGATSYSLEIQWWYLKEPPRELLHELALSVPGARSKVTNKDATKISTVRVQGNDISHRLRLSAVRRQDEGVYECRVSDYSDDDTQEHTAQALLRVLARFAPPDVQAAEAVSHIQSGGPRRHGPASAARADGAQEPGRSDKSPPPAGPPAAPAPGVPEAAAASAAHRAATTVAAAASSAPPPPREAALLRQRHSGTGPNYATDPLLSLFLLALHEFLHLLVGP